In Oncorhynchus clarkii lewisi isolate Uvic-CL-2024 chromosome 2, UVic_Ocla_1.0, whole genome shotgun sequence, one DNA window encodes the following:
- the LOC139364680 gene encoding T-cell differentiation antigen CD6-like isoform X1, translated as MELFRTTILLPVLVLSQAFLNKDHSVSGNFSGSRETDEQQTSNLTISHPPRLSQHCSGVVEVLHRGLWRPVTFDLGSAEWAKVVEDICTNLSCGAVYERRQNGTATLNYSSSTCLSQCVYRDLLVENCTELSYTDCSNLTEITCGHQAVRLVGGSHHCEGRVELWREEKWGTVCDDSWDLRDGGVVCAQLGCGSALNVSGQDGSFEAGVGQVLLDEVNCGGSEMNLWECPSMGTVNDCGHKEDAAVVCSGIPSQPGNETAEQNTQTSTTAGSVLLVTSAESRSSPPAAAVWGCIALSIALLLTLLSNASLFLSYRRRAALLVHQRQDGRLLSIQSQHTDRGERVNLLTVTTDTADYSEFLLMHLSSLCPLVTCNFRKCLISSSVPFVRIHFLYVTFHAAPQYLSQQPTQNDTDASCDSDYENYDFNDQPPVAMATALVRVLDNGVSTSREPWETTQTAETSDAPEKYNIVAETINGIERKNPATQSLHSLVSSSTSSGECYENIETLEKELLDSGPDLRETALTDLICGREPSLGSNSSTSSGESYYNVGMAVEQHLQSENTYTHSPVQSTSAQQDQQQPVNSNCHLLSSQNQEDSSSSSSSELYENIEVQDEEGIGDATVKEDPDQSLSDSDYDDITNY; from the exons ATGGAATTGTTCAGGACGACAATACTTCTGCCAGTTCTGGTCCTCTCTCAAG CCTTTCTAAATAAAGACCACTCTGTTTCGGGGAACTTCTCTGGGTCGAGAGAGACTGATGAGCAGCAGACATCCAATCTAA ccATATCTCACCCCCCCAGGCTATCTCAGCACTGCTCTGGGGTTGTCGAGGTGCTCCATCGAGGGCTGTGGAGGCCAGTGACCTTTGACCTTGGGTCTGCAGAGTGGGCCAAAGTGGTGGAGGACATATGCACCAACCTGAGCTGCGGGGCAGTGTACGAGCGCCGACAGAATGGCACAGCTACATTAAACTACTCCAGCTCAACGTGTCTGAGCCAGTGTGTCTACAGAGACCTACTGGTGGAGAACTGTACAGAGCTCTCATACACAGACTGCTCTAACCTGACTGAGATAACCTGTG GGCACCAGGCCGTGCGATTGGTTGGAGGCTCACACCACTGTGAAGGACGGGTGGAGTTGTGGAGAGAGGAAAAATGGGGAACGGTGTGTGACGATAGTTGGGACCTGAGAGATGGGGGCGTGGTCTGTGCTCAATTGGGCTGTGGCTCTGCCCTGAATGTGAGCGGGCAGGACGGGTCCTTTGAAGCGGGTGTTGGTCAGGTTCTCTTAGATGAGGTGAACTGTGGGGGGAGCGAGATGAACCTATGGGAGTGTCCCTCCATGGGGACAGTCAACGACTGTGGACACAAAGAGGACGCTGCAGTGGTTTGTTCAG GAATTCCATCTCAACCAGGCAACGAGACGGCAGAACAGAACACCCAGACTTCAACCACAG CAGGCTCAGTTCTACTAGTCACCAGTGCAGAGAGCCGGTCCTCTCCTCCCGCAGCTGCTGTCTGGGGCTGCATCGCATTGTCTATAGCCCTCCTCCTCACACTCCTCTCCAATGCTTCACTCTTCCTGTCTTACAGGAGGAGAGCTG CACTTCTGGTTCACCAAAGACAAGATGGCCGTCTGCTGTCCATCCAGTCTCAACACACTGACCGAGGGGAGAGAGTCAACCTCCTCACAGTCACCACAGACACAGCTGATTACAGTGAGTTCCTACTGATGCACTTGTCCTCTCTGTGCCCATTAGTTACTTGCAATTTCAGGAAATGTCTTATTAGTTCAAGTGTCCCATTTGTCAGAATACATTTTCTCTATGTGACCTTTCATGCAGCTCCACAGTACCTTTCCCAACAACCCACTCAGAATGACACCGATGCCTCATGTGACTCTGACTATGAAAACTATGACTTCAATGACCAACCCCCTGTTGCCATGGCTACTGCACTTG TCAGGGTCCTTGACAATGGAGTAAGCACAAGCAGAGAGCCATGGGAAACCACGCAGACAGCAGAGACTTCTGACGCTCCTGAGAAATATAATATTGTTGCTGAGACAATCAACGGCATTGAGAGAAAAAACCCTGCCACCCAAAGTC TGCATTCGCTGGTGTCATCCAGCACGTCTTCTGGGGAATGCTATGAGAACATTGAGACACTGGAGAAGGAGCTGCTGGACTCAG GTCCAGATTTGAGAGAAACTGCCCTCACAGACTTGATCTGTGGAAGAGAGCCATCCTTGGGATCGAATAGTAGTACATCATCAGGGGAATCCTACTACAACGTGGGGATGGCAGTGGAACAGCATCTACAGTCAG AGAACACCTATACACATTCCCCTGTGCAATCAACCAGTGCACAACAGGATCAGCAACAGCCTGTGAACAGCAACTGCCACCTACTGAGCAGTCAAAATCAAG AAGATTCAAGCAGCTCATCTTCCTCTGAGCTTTATGAGAACATAGAAGTCCAAGATGAAGAGGGGATTGGTGATGCTACTGTGAAAGAAGACCCGGACCAGTCTCTTTCTGACAGTGACTACGATGACATAACAAATTACTAG
- the LOC139364680 gene encoding T-cell differentiation antigen CD6-like isoform X3 gives MELFRTTILLPVLVLSQAISHPPRLSQHCSGVVEVLHRGLWRPVTFDLGSAEWAKVVEDICTNLSCGAVYERRQNGTATLNYSSSTCLSQCVYRDLLVENCTELSYTDCSNLTEITCGHQAVRLVGGSHHCEGRVELWREEKWGTVCDDSWDLRDGGVVCAQLGCGSALNVSGQDGSFEAGVGQVLLDEVNCGGSEMNLWECPSMGTVNDCGHKEDAAVVCSGIPSQPGNETAEQNTQTSTTAGSVLLVTSAESRSSPPAAAVWGCIALSIALLLTLLSNASLFLSYRRRAALLVHQRQDGRLLSIQSQHTDRGERVNLLTVTTDTADYTPQYLSQQPTQNDTDASCDSDYENYDFNDQPPVAMATALVRVLDNGVSTSREPWETTQTAETSDAPEKYNIVAETINGIERKNPATQSLHSLVSSSTSSGECYENIETLEKELLDSGPDLRETALTDLICGREPSLGSNSSTSSGESYYNVGMAVEQHLQSENTYTHSPVQSTSAQQDQQQPVNSNCHLLSSQNQEDSSSSSSSELYENIEVQDEEGIGDATVKEDPDQSLSDSDYDDITNY, from the exons ATGGAATTGTTCAGGACGACAATACTTCTGCCAGTTCTGGTCCTCTCTCAAG ccATATCTCACCCCCCCAGGCTATCTCAGCACTGCTCTGGGGTTGTCGAGGTGCTCCATCGAGGGCTGTGGAGGCCAGTGACCTTTGACCTTGGGTCTGCAGAGTGGGCCAAAGTGGTGGAGGACATATGCACCAACCTGAGCTGCGGGGCAGTGTACGAGCGCCGACAGAATGGCACAGCTACATTAAACTACTCCAGCTCAACGTGTCTGAGCCAGTGTGTCTACAGAGACCTACTGGTGGAGAACTGTACAGAGCTCTCATACACAGACTGCTCTAACCTGACTGAGATAACCTGTG GGCACCAGGCCGTGCGATTGGTTGGAGGCTCACACCACTGTGAAGGACGGGTGGAGTTGTGGAGAGAGGAAAAATGGGGAACGGTGTGTGACGATAGTTGGGACCTGAGAGATGGGGGCGTGGTCTGTGCTCAATTGGGCTGTGGCTCTGCCCTGAATGTGAGCGGGCAGGACGGGTCCTTTGAAGCGGGTGTTGGTCAGGTTCTCTTAGATGAGGTGAACTGTGGGGGGAGCGAGATGAACCTATGGGAGTGTCCCTCCATGGGGACAGTCAACGACTGTGGACACAAAGAGGACGCTGCAGTGGTTTGTTCAG GAATTCCATCTCAACCAGGCAACGAGACGGCAGAACAGAACACCCAGACTTCAACCACAG CAGGCTCAGTTCTACTAGTCACCAGTGCAGAGAGCCGGTCCTCTCCTCCCGCAGCTGCTGTCTGGGGCTGCATCGCATTGTCTATAGCCCTCCTCCTCACACTCCTCTCCAATGCTTCACTCTTCCTGTCTTACAGGAGGAGAGCTG CACTTCTGGTTCACCAAAGACAAGATGGCCGTCTGCTGTCCATCCAGTCTCAACACACTGACCGAGGGGAGAGAGTCAACCTCCTCACAGTCACCACAGACACAGCTGATTACA CTCCACAGTACCTTTCCCAACAACCCACTCAGAATGACACCGATGCCTCATGTGACTCTGACTATGAAAACTATGACTTCAATGACCAACCCCCTGTTGCCATGGCTACTGCACTTG TCAGGGTCCTTGACAATGGAGTAAGCACAAGCAGAGAGCCATGGGAAACCACGCAGACAGCAGAGACTTCTGACGCTCCTGAGAAATATAATATTGTTGCTGAGACAATCAACGGCATTGAGAGAAAAAACCCTGCCACCCAAAGTC TGCATTCGCTGGTGTCATCCAGCACGTCTTCTGGGGAATGCTATGAGAACATTGAGACACTGGAGAAGGAGCTGCTGGACTCAG GTCCAGATTTGAGAGAAACTGCCCTCACAGACTTGATCTGTGGAAGAGAGCCATCCTTGGGATCGAATAGTAGTACATCATCAGGGGAATCCTACTACAACGTGGGGATGGCAGTGGAACAGCATCTACAGTCAG AGAACACCTATACACATTCCCCTGTGCAATCAACCAGTGCACAACAGGATCAGCAACAGCCTGTGAACAGCAACTGCCACCTACTGAGCAGTCAAAATCAAG AAGATTCAAGCAGCTCATCTTCCTCTGAGCTTTATGAGAACATAGAAGTCCAAGATGAAGAGGGGATTGGTGATGCTACTGTGAAAGAAGACCCGGACCAGTCTCTTTCTGACAGTGACTACGATGACATAACAAATTACTAG
- the LOC139364730 gene encoding cilia- and flagella-associated protein 418: MTTVNKQQYPEAMADDLDELLDEVETKFCRNVSLTPQLQAPSDLSTAGKCLTQTGKERKHCTTDDTPRKTDSEDIDALLEEILDDDFDSLALNTGQLPKLTKTLPQSTRKCCPVFLGGSSIANGVGTAVSQRSCDQLRCISCDFRVAMFDDHEWDPSCDYLFFRNNMPDCQKLRAKLRRRKGARAYACQCSWHSARDLTDLREQHQLKWVCGKHEWRSEGG; the protein is encoded by the exons ATGACAACAGTCAATAAGCAGCAGTACCCTGAAGCTATGGCGGACGATTTGGACGAATTGCTAGATGAGGTTGAAACAAAGTTCTGTCGCAATGTTTCATTGACGCCACAACTTCAAGCTCCCTCAGATTTATCGACGGCTGGGAAATGTTTAACGCAAACtgggaaagaaagaaaacactG CACCACTGACGATACACCCAGAAAAACGGACAGCGAAGATATAGATGCCCTTCTTGAGGAAATACTTGACGATGATTTCGATTCCCTTGCGCTAAAC ACTGGACAGCTTCCTAAATTGACGAAGACATTGCCACAGTCCACAAGAAA GTGCTGCCCAGTTTTCCTTGGTGGAAGCTCCATTGCAAATGGTGTAGGAACAGCTGTTTCACAAAG GTCGTGTGATCAGCTGAGATGTATCTCCTGTGACTTTCGGGTGGCCATGTTTGACGATCATGAATGGGACCCCTCTTGTGATTACCTCTTCTTCAG GAACAACATGCCAGACTGTCAGAAGCTGCGGGCTAAGCTGAGGAGAAGAAAAGGGGCGCGGGCGTACGCCTGCCAGTGTAGCTGGCACTCTGCTCGAGACCTCACCGACCTGAGAGAACAGCACCAGCTCAAGTGGGTCTGTGGGAAGCATGAA TGGAGAAGCGAAGGTGGTTAa
- the LOC139364680 gene encoding T-cell differentiation antigen CD6-like isoform X2 has translation MELFRTTILLPVLVLSQAFLNKDHSVSGNFSGSRETDEQQTSNLTISHPPRLSQHCSGVVEVLHRGLWRPVTFDLGSAEWAKVVEDICTNLSCGAVYERRQNGTATLNYSSSTCLSQCVYRDLLVENCTELSYTDCSNLTEITCGHQAVRLVGGSHHCEGRVELWREEKWGTVCDDSWDLRDGGVVCAQLGCGSALNVSGQDGSFEAGVGQVLLDEVNCGGSEMNLWECPSMGTVNDCGHKEDAAVVCSGIPSQPGNETAEQNTQTSTTAGSVLLVTSAESRSSPPAAAVWGCIALSIALLLTLLSNASLFLSYRRRAALLVHQRQDGRLLSIQSQHTDRGERVNLLTVTTDTADYTPQYLSQQPTQNDTDASCDSDYENYDFNDQPPVAMATALVRVLDNGVSTSREPWETTQTAETSDAPEKYNIVAETINGIERKNPATQSLHSLVSSSTSSGECYENIETLEKELLDSGPDLRETALTDLICGREPSLGSNSSTSSGESYYNVGMAVEQHLQSENTYTHSPVQSTSAQQDQQQPVNSNCHLLSSQNQEDSSSSSSSELYENIEVQDEEGIGDATVKEDPDQSLSDSDYDDITNY, from the exons ATGGAATTGTTCAGGACGACAATACTTCTGCCAGTTCTGGTCCTCTCTCAAG CCTTTCTAAATAAAGACCACTCTGTTTCGGGGAACTTCTCTGGGTCGAGAGAGACTGATGAGCAGCAGACATCCAATCTAA ccATATCTCACCCCCCCAGGCTATCTCAGCACTGCTCTGGGGTTGTCGAGGTGCTCCATCGAGGGCTGTGGAGGCCAGTGACCTTTGACCTTGGGTCTGCAGAGTGGGCCAAAGTGGTGGAGGACATATGCACCAACCTGAGCTGCGGGGCAGTGTACGAGCGCCGACAGAATGGCACAGCTACATTAAACTACTCCAGCTCAACGTGTCTGAGCCAGTGTGTCTACAGAGACCTACTGGTGGAGAACTGTACAGAGCTCTCATACACAGACTGCTCTAACCTGACTGAGATAACCTGTG GGCACCAGGCCGTGCGATTGGTTGGAGGCTCACACCACTGTGAAGGACGGGTGGAGTTGTGGAGAGAGGAAAAATGGGGAACGGTGTGTGACGATAGTTGGGACCTGAGAGATGGGGGCGTGGTCTGTGCTCAATTGGGCTGTGGCTCTGCCCTGAATGTGAGCGGGCAGGACGGGTCCTTTGAAGCGGGTGTTGGTCAGGTTCTCTTAGATGAGGTGAACTGTGGGGGGAGCGAGATGAACCTATGGGAGTGTCCCTCCATGGGGACAGTCAACGACTGTGGACACAAAGAGGACGCTGCAGTGGTTTGTTCAG GAATTCCATCTCAACCAGGCAACGAGACGGCAGAACAGAACACCCAGACTTCAACCACAG CAGGCTCAGTTCTACTAGTCACCAGTGCAGAGAGCCGGTCCTCTCCTCCCGCAGCTGCTGTCTGGGGCTGCATCGCATTGTCTATAGCCCTCCTCCTCACACTCCTCTCCAATGCTTCACTCTTCCTGTCTTACAGGAGGAGAGCTG CACTTCTGGTTCACCAAAGACAAGATGGCCGTCTGCTGTCCATCCAGTCTCAACACACTGACCGAGGGGAGAGAGTCAACCTCCTCACAGTCACCACAGACACAGCTGATTACA CTCCACAGTACCTTTCCCAACAACCCACTCAGAATGACACCGATGCCTCATGTGACTCTGACTATGAAAACTATGACTTCAATGACCAACCCCCTGTTGCCATGGCTACTGCACTTG TCAGGGTCCTTGACAATGGAGTAAGCACAAGCAGAGAGCCATGGGAAACCACGCAGACAGCAGAGACTTCTGACGCTCCTGAGAAATATAATATTGTTGCTGAGACAATCAACGGCATTGAGAGAAAAAACCCTGCCACCCAAAGTC TGCATTCGCTGGTGTCATCCAGCACGTCTTCTGGGGAATGCTATGAGAACATTGAGACACTGGAGAAGGAGCTGCTGGACTCAG GTCCAGATTTGAGAGAAACTGCCCTCACAGACTTGATCTGTGGAAGAGAGCCATCCTTGGGATCGAATAGTAGTACATCATCAGGGGAATCCTACTACAACGTGGGGATGGCAGTGGAACAGCATCTACAGTCAG AGAACACCTATACACATTCCCCTGTGCAATCAACCAGTGCACAACAGGATCAGCAACAGCCTGTGAACAGCAACTGCCACCTACTGAGCAGTCAAAATCAAG AAGATTCAAGCAGCTCATCTTCCTCTGAGCTTTATGAGAACATAGAAGTCCAAGATGAAGAGGGGATTGGTGATGCTACTGTGAAAGAAGACCCGGACCAGTCTCTTTCTGACAGTGACTACGATGACATAACAAATTACTAG